Below is a genomic region from Armatimonadota bacterium.
AGTGATGGCATGATAAACGGTGATCTGACTGATCCGCGCTGAGAATATTCTATTGCAAGCGGCAGAATCGAATCATCACCTTTGCGCGACATTTTAAGATTTATAACTTCTTTTGTATCGCTGATCCTCTTCGTGCCTACGTATGCAAATTCGTAACCCAACGCACGCTTTGCCATGCCGCCCTTGATAAGCGTCATATTGGCTGATCTGCCTGACAGAGAAAAAATAATCCCAAGGATCATCATTATCACGCCTGCATGAGCAATATATGCCGCGTGTGATGATCGAAATTCTAATTTTATCTTGACTCCGTCACGGCTCCAGGCAAGTATGGAAGCCAGAACAATCAGCAATATGAGCGCGCACGCTATTGGAATGGACATCCTGGTATAGAAACTCGGCTGCAGGCCAGATTTTGTGACCAACGGATATGACGTCCCAGCGGCAACCACCGCCGCGAAGACTACCAAAACGATGATGCCGAGTGAGAGCATGAAATCCCTTGAAGCAAGCACAAGGTTGGGCTTTTGCGTTGAGACCGAATTCCATCGGCTGACGACAAGGACAATCGAAAAGATGGTATAGGTCAGCACGAACGCAAGCAGATAGCCGGATGTGCCTAAGTCTGCAAAAGAATGCACCGATAACTTGGACAACACGCCGCTTCGTGTGAGGAATGTGGCATACAAGACCAACAAAAAAGTAACAATCGCGAGTATAATATTGCCGCGCACGTTTCTGCCTTTGTATCGCTGCAGGATCAGACCATGGACGAGCGCGGTCGCAGTAAGCCACGGGACAAGTGATGCATTCTCGACAGGGTCCCAGCTCCAGTATCCGCCCCAGCCGAGGACTTCATACGACCATATCATCCCGAGAATGATTCCGGCGCTTAAAGATACCCAGCCAAATAGCGCCCACGGCATGCACTGTTTTACCCAGCTCTTAGGGTCGCCCTTGATTAAGGCAGCCACAGCCAATGCAGCGGGGACTATCAGCGCGGCATACCCGAGAAATATAATCGGCGGGTGTATGGCCATCCATGGGTTCTTCAGCAGGGGGTTCAGTCCTATTCCCGTCGAGCCCGGCTGGTAGTCGGCAAGCAGTCGAAACGGATCGGACTTTATGAGCAGGATCAAAAAGAATGATTGCACGGATGTCCAAAAGGCCATAACCGATGCGTTTTGTCTGCGCGATATGATCAGGCCTATGATTCCGGCCAACAGCGCCCATAGCAGCAGGGAGCCCTCCTGGCCCGCCCAGAGGCTGGATATCTTGTAGAGCAGAGAGTCGGTGGGGCCGCTGTAGTCATGAATATATGCGATGTCATATCGAGCGCCGGACAATAT
It encodes:
- the ccsA gene encoding cytochrome c biogenesis protein CcsA, whose product is MKISADNFSIYIAFACAVISFACYFAFAFSQNKTLRIWAKRSYIASVTGTAYAAVYLLQQILSGARYDIAYIHDYSGPTDSLLYKISSLWAGQEGSLLLWALLAGIIGLIISRRQNASVMAFWTSVQSFFLILLIKSDPFRLLADYQPGSTGIGLNPLLKNPWMAIHPPIIFLGYAALIVPAALAVAALIKGDPKSWVKQCMPWALFGWVSLSAGIILGMIWSYEVLGWGGYWSWDPVENASLVPWLTATALVHGLILQRYKGRNVRGNIILAIVTFLLVLYATFLTRSGVLSKLSVHSFADLGTSGYLLAFVLTYTIFSIVLVVSRWNSVSTQKPNLVLASRDFMLSLGIIVLVVFAAVVAAGTSYPLVTKSGLQPSFYTRMSIPIACALILLIVLASILAWSRDGVKIKLEFRSSHAAYIAHAGVIMMILGIIFSLSGRSANMTLIKGGMAKRALGYEFAYVGTKRISDTKEVINLKMSRKGDDSILPLAIEYSQRGSVRSPFIMPSLTGDMYISPGDIESNTITPVASMTESGWAALPFTIPGTQSRVTLIGMQVESHLVRLEYDSGHGKPVEITLSRDKPAKVDGYTFAFQRFVSNGGPDMRTMTAGVQLGVSGNGIAEKVVIEVAKKPFILLLWAGTILILIGGSLAITER